In one window of Drosophila innubila isolate TH190305 chromosome 2L unlocalized genomic scaffold, UK_Dinn_1.0 4_B_2L, whole genome shotgun sequence DNA:
- the LOC117779963 gene encoding ATP-binding cassette sub-family G member 4, with product MSSWSLATAVSPTVTGAADDVIKLNKLKASTDTEIATNEKAMTTATTTTTLTTGRPTTPVPSKKLTSKRPPHLTLHIQPSSSSKPTTSSSSSSSDHGAPLAVEETSALSATPSVYGTPLGSESHATIGDNTTSSTSHSDSSSGSIFPHEQYKTIKKIDIQFDNVRYSTRFGFFKRENKDILLGLTGSFRAGELNAIAGPSGAGKSTLLNILSGYISYGYSGDFRINGKPRDLKAFKPNVAFITQDTTLQSFLSVKEAMHFAANLKIGPHMSSTAKRERVNSILVAIGMYENRNTRTGQLSGGQRKRLAIALELVNNPPVLVLDEPTTGLDSSTCNQLITLLKKLAMEGRNVICTIHQPSALTYSMFDHLYAIAEGQCIYAGGAHNLVPFLGALNLHCPESYNPSDYLMEIATHDYDTEEERQVDKLIAQMDNGRNDDYRQSKSARVAQLAAIKKVEQMMSAGLITPVTAPVMSSHPFSAKNFNFKPLTPINELSSRIWDSQMGGMTSESDGNCCKPKKKKKPRPTMPSLDLDPANLCKRENVYATPFYRQLSILLLRTFLLIWRDSSLTTMRFAIHLTIGLLIGFLYYGIGNDASNSMNNFRFVFYTNMFIMYCAFSGILVKFPLEFPIVSREHFNRWYSLRSYYVAITLADLPIQIICSSLFLLPTYLMTWQPMEPWRFGMFFLIVLMTALVAQSIGLAVGAALSLNLGAILGPFFICPFLQFSGFFLQEKDAPLYLRWMFDISFLKYSLDGSMLAIFGYDRPRLECNEIYCHLSRPKYILKNLDMEHANYQLAFFFLLGLLIMLRILAFYIMSFRLRLFR from the exons ATGTCCAGTTGGAGTTTGGCGACTGCCGTTTCGCCCACTGTGACGGGTGCGGCCGATGACGTCATTAAGCTAAACAAACTCAAAGCCTCCACCGACACtgaaattgcaacaaatgaaaaagcaatgacaacagcaactacaacaactacattaACAACTGGCCGTCCAACAACTCCAGTACCTAGCAAGAAGTTGACCTCGAAGCGGCCACCGCATCTGACATTGCACATCcaaccatcatcatcatctaaACCAacgacatcatcatcatcatcatcatctgacCATGGAGCACCACTCGCTGTGGAGGAGACAAGTGCTCTGTCGGCCACACCGTCGGTCTATGGCACACCACTCGGCTCTGAGAGTCATGCAACCATCGGTGACAACACGACCAGCTCGACCAGCCACAGCGATAGCTCCTCTGGATCCATATTTCCCCATGAGCAGTACAAAACGATCAAAAAGATTGACATTCAATTCGATAACGTGCGATATAGCACCCGATTTGGTTTCTTTAAAAGAG agaaTAAAGACATACTATTGGGTCTAACGGGCTCCTTTCGTGCCGGAGAGCTGAATGCAATTGCAGGACCCTCTGGTGCAGGCAAGAGCACTCTGCTAAATATACTATCCGGATATAT TTCTTATGGCTATTCTGGTGATTTTCGCATCAATGGTAAACCGCGAGATCTAAAGGCGTTTAAGCCAAATGTGGCGTTTATCACACAGGATACGACATTGCAGTCATTTCTGAGTGTCAAGGAGGCAATGCATTTTGCGGCCAATCTTAAAATTGGGCCACACATGTCGTCAACAGCGAAACGGGAGCGTGTGAATAGCATTCTCGTGGCGATTGGCATGTATGAGAATCGAAACACGAGGACAGGTCAACTGAGTGGAGGTCAACGAAAGCGTTTGGCCATTGCCCTCGAGCTAGTCAACAATCCGCCCGTTCTGGTGTTAGACGAACCCACCAC TGGCCTGGATAGCTCTACCTGCAATCAACTGATAACACTACTCAAGAAACTGGCCATGGAGGGTCGCAATGTCATCTGTACCATACATCAGCCCAGTGCGTTGACCTACTCCATGTTCGATCATTTGTATGCCATTGCTGAGGGTCAATGCATTTACGCTGGCGGAGCCCACAATCTGGTGCCATTTTTGGGTGCACTTAATCTCCACTGTCCCGAATCCTACAATCCTTCGGACTATT TAATGGAAATAGCTACACATGACTATGATACGGAGGAGGAGCGACAAGTGGATAAACTGATTGCGCAAATGGACAATGGACGTAATGATGACTATCGACAAAGTAAATCGGCACGTGTTGCCCAACTGGCGGCCATTAAAAAAGTTG AACAAATGATGTCAGCTGGTTTGATTACGCCCGTAACAGCGCCTGTGATGTCATCTCATCCATTTTCGGCCAAGAACTTTAACTTCAAACCATTGACGCCCATAAATGAGCTTTCCTCTCGCATTTGGGATAGTCAAATGGGTGGCATGACCAGTGAGTCGGATGGCAACTGTTGTAagccaaagaaaaagaagaaaccGAGACCAACGATGCCTTCGCTTGATCTGGATCCGGCAAATCTGTGCAAGCGTGAGAATGTCTATGCCACGCCCTTCTACCGACAGCTCAGCATATTGTTGTTGAGAACATTTTTGCTCATTTGGCGGGACAGCTCGTTGACAACGATGCGATTTGCCATCCATTTGACAATTGGTTTACTTATTGGATTTCTATACTATGGCATTGGTAACGATGCCAGCAATTCGATGAACAATTTTCGCTTTGTCTTCTATACCAATATGTTTATCATGTACTGCGCTTTCTCTGGCATTCTGGTCAAGT TTCCTTTGGAATTTCCGATCGTTTCGAGGGAGCATTTTAATCGCTGGTATTCGCTGCGCTCCTATTATGTGGCTATAACTCTGGCGGATCTGCCCATACAGATTATTTGTAGTTCCTTGTTTTTATTGCCCACATATCTGATGACCTGGCAGCCGATGGAACCCTGGCGTTTTGGCATGttctttttaattgtattgaTGACAGCACTGGTTGCCCAGAGCATTGGTTTGGCTGTTGGAGCTGCATTGAGCCTCAATCTGGGAGCGATACTGGGTCCATTTTTTATCTGCCCATTTCTGCAATTTAGCGGCTTCTTTCTGCAGGAAAAGGATGCACCCTTATATTTGCGCTGGATGTTTGATATATCATTTCTAAAATATAGTCTTGACGGTTCCATGTTGGCCATATTCGGTTACGATCGACCACGTTTGGAATGCAACGAGATATATTGTCATCTGTCGCGACCTAAGTATATACTCAAGAATCTGGACATGGAGCATGCCAACTATCAATTGGCCTTCTTCTTTCTGTTAGGCCTGCTGATAATGCTACGCATTCTTGCCTTCTACATTATGTCATTTCGATTGAGATTATTCAGATGA
- the LOC117779757 gene encoding major allergen Ani s 1-like, with product MKSYDSKMKFILILACLVVYVVQSEAQSVSSCRGYVAAALYVAHIRAQSCRGLPHRLDCNGGRHSGHSGQGCGNHSNNNMWYWNGLECLSMPYHGCGGNNNRYCTKSHCEDNCHRRGYNSTAKKIFN from the exons ATGAAATCCTACGATTCTAagatgaaatttattttaatcctTGCTTGTCTGGTTGTCTATGTGGTCCAATCTGAGGCCCAGAGCGTATCCTCTTGCCGGGGATATGTTGCAGCTG CACTCTACGTGGCCCATATACGGGCCCAGAGTTGTCGAGGACTTCCCC ATCGTCTGGACTGTAATGGTGGAAGACATTCGGGACACTCAGGACAAGGCTGCGGAAACCATTCCAACAACAATATGTGGTACTGGAATGGGCTTGAATGCCTATCGATGCCCTATCATGGATGTGGCGGCAACAATAATCGCTATTGTACCAAGAGTCATTGTGAGGATAATTGCCATCGGCGGGGTTATAAttcaactgcaaaaaaaatatttaactga
- the LOC117781423 gene encoding male accessory gland serine protease inhibitor-like, with the protein MKFILVLACLALYVADIQAQICRGLPLIIQNCRNGANSGHQDGLTCRLNSNNNMWYYNSESRECLSMSYLGCGGNNNRYCTKRQCERSCIRRS; encoded by the exons ATGAAATTCATTTTAGTTCTGGCTTGTTTAGCACTCTACGTGGCCGACATACAGGCACAGATATGTCGTGGCCTCCCCCTAA TTATCCAAAACTGTCGAAATGGCGCAAATTCGGGACATCAAGATGGACTTACCTGCAGACTAAATTCAAACAACAATATGTGGTACTACAATAGCGAAAGTCGTGAATGTCTATCGATGTCCTATTTGGGCTGTGGTGGCAACAATAATCGCTATTGCACCAAGAGGCAATGCGAGCGCAGTTGCATAAGACGTAGCTAA